AGGGCCCTGGAGGCGACAGGTGGTTGAGTGACCGGCCAGATGAGCTGGCAGGGGAGGCACCCTCCTGCCGAAGTCCCCAGGTGTGCGACTTTGGCTGGGGCTCTTGGGGCTCTCCCCGTTTCTACCTTGGCCTCTTTGTGGAAGGAGGACCTGCTAATGGGGTCCAGGGTGAGCCGGGCAGCGTCCTGGCGGTCTCAGCTCAGGGAGCAGCCCCAGGCGTGCTGGGGTGGCCCACCCTCCCTCTGAAGACCCCTGAGGGCTTTCTCCTCCCTTAATAGCAACCAAAATCCCTTTCACTGGTCGGTCCAGTTTGGGGAGCTGTCTGCCACACCATCCATTTGGAACTTGCAAGCCTACTACAACCGTTACAATGTGGATCAGATTTTCCTGAGCCCCTTCTATCTGGGAGCTCCGGTGTATGACATCGCCCTGGTGAAGCTGTCCTCCTCGGTCACCTACACTAAGTACATCCAGCCCATCTGTGTCGTGGCCTCCATCTCCGAGTTTGAGAACAGGAGTGACTGCTGGGTGACCGGCTGGGGAGACGTTGAAGAAGAGCTGAGTGAGTCTGGGGACAGCCGCGTCTGGGCCAGGCGAGGGTGGCAGTGTCATCGCCCGCGGGTTCTAGCTGCGCCAGCCTCACGCGGCAGCCTGCTCGGTGCTCTCTCCACGCTGGCTCTCCACTCTTGCCCCTCGCCCATAGACAGGGCTTTCTGTACCCTAAGCTCCCCTTCTCTTCTGGAGATTATGAGCCAGAAACCAGAGAGGAAGACCCAGGCTAGCACCCCCAGCCTGCTGGGTGTCTGTTGGGTGCTGCGGGGGGAAGGGGTGTGTGTTTCAGGAAGCCCTTCTTTCTACCCCAGCAAGGtgctccccccaaccccctccatccagcctcccactccagctcccccaccccttctGCACTGACAGGGACGGTGGGAGTGGGGAGCCCTCCCATCCGGGAGTGCCAGctcattcattctctctccttGAAACTTCGAGCCTCGCTCCAGCCTTGTTCCCACTCAATCTCTGCGGGGCTCCGTGTGCTGgcattagtgaaagtgaaaagtgaagttgctcagtcatgtctgactctttgtgaccccatggactgtagcctactgggatcctccgtccatgggattttccaggcaggagcactggagtgggttgccattagctGCCACCCATTTCTCTCTCACCAGGAGTCCCTCGAAACTGCTGGGCCCAGGCCCCCCAGAGGGGCTCACGGGTTAGACTGCTGGTCACGCTGCTCCCTGGCCTATCGCGGCCCTGCCTCGCCCTCAACCACAGCAGCCGTGATAGACCACGCTCCCCTGGTGCACCGTGTGTCCCAACACAGTTCTGGGCTCCAAGGACTCTCTTCCTTCTGAAGTCTGCCTGCCTAGAGGCTGGCAGCATCTTTATGCCTGCTTTACAGACGAGGAAGCCGGGAGAGGCCTGGAGAGTTTCCCAGGCCCTGGGGATCCATGGAAAAGCCAGGACTCCTTGGCCCAGAGAGGGTAGCCAGCCACACACCTGGCATTGCCAGCGAGGAGAGGGGAGTCGACTGGAGACCTGCCCCATCCTTTTCTTGCACCCCAGGGGGCTGGAGAAAGTGCCCCAGTGTAGACTTCTTGGGTCCAAAGGGCTGGACGGCCATGAGCTGAGCGGCCCAGCCAGCCTGACACTGCCCCTCTCCCAGCTGACAGGTGATCACACCCAGCGCCAGCTGAGCCCTCACTCCCACAGGTAGACGGTGACTTCTtgaccccacccccagagctgaTGTACTCTGTGCTAGTGGGGAAATCTTGGGCAAAGCACTTCATCTCACTCTGCCTcaccttcctcatctgtaaaatggggcaataATAGTTCCCACCAGAGAGGCTAGTTCTGAGGCTTAAAAGCATTCCTATGTGAGGGCTTAGCAGAGCGCCTGGCAGCCAAGAAACGCTTGCCTCACCAGCGTTCAGTGTTAATGGGGTCACCATCCTCTGCAGGACAAGGAGGTGATTCAGGTCTAGACTTTGGACAGGGCTGGGTTCGTATCAGGGCTttccagggggcgctagtggtaaacgaCCCGCTGACCCATGCAGGAGCcgtaagagacccgggtttggtccctgggttgggaagaccccctggaggaggtcatggcaacccactcaagtattcttgcctagagaatcccatggacagaggaacctggtgggttatggtccatagggttgcaaagagttggacacgactgaaataacttagcatgcatattcGGCTCTGGTGGCTCCTGGTGCTTTGCCAGGATTGGGGGAGGGTGACCTTCCTCCTGAATCTTTCCTTACCCGAGACGGAGGCTGATTGCACTGCATCCCAGGAGTGCTGCAGGAGCGCCTGGTAGAGCTCTGGGCTCGGGCTGGGCAGGCGCGTTGCAGGGGGAGAGAGAGCGTGCCAGGCTGCCCCACATCCGCAGGCACTGGGCGCTGGACTGTGCAGATCCTAAACTGTCCCAGCTGCACCAGCCCCACCCTGGACATGCTAAGGTCTCTCCCCGGGGGCTGGAGCGGGGGCTGGAACAGGGCCTGTTGTCTGTAGGCTACAGTGAGGGAAACTATAACAGCCTGTCCCTCCTCTAGGCCCTTACGTGGTGTGTTCATCACCCACCACGTGCTGGGTGCTGGGCTAGAGCAGAGGAGTCAAGGGCAATGTCCCAGGTACTGTGGGTGCCCCAGGGTCCCCCCGGCGCATGCCTTCGTAGCCTGTGCCATTCTGATGGCAGAGGAGAGGCTCAGGACGCCATCTTTCTCTGTTCCCTCAACTCCTCCGCAGGTCTGCCATATCCCTACACCCTCCAGGAAGTGCAGGTCGGGATCATAAACACCACCATGTGTAATCACCTGTTCTCAATGCCTGATTTCCGCACTGACATCTGGGGAGACATGATTTGCGCTGGCGACCCTCAAGGCGGCAAAGATTCCTGCTTTGTGAGTGTCCCTCCCGTCCCCAGCTCGCGCTTCTGGGCCCATAGTACCTCATCACCCCAggcacccccctccccgccccggccAGAAAACACCCTGCATCCCTGCCCTCCATCTGGGCCTCGTGTCCACCCTGGGGGCAGGGGTAGGGACGACTGTTCCACTttgcagatgcagaaactgaggcttgctCACTTCTGTGGAGGGGAGGTGTGGGATTTGCACCCCGTCTGCCCAGCTCCACAgcccctcctgctctcccagccTCTCTGCTCACCCCTCCCGCGCCACCCCAGGCTGGGCTCACCCATGCTGGTCCCCAGGGTGACTCAGGTGGGCCCTTGGTCTGTGAAAAGAAAGGGCTGTGGTATCAAGTTGGAGTCGTGAGCTGGGGAGTGGGCTGCGGTAGGCCCAACCGGCCGGGTGTCTACACCAATGTCAGTGCGCACTACAAGTGGATCCGAGAGGTTTTGGCCAAAAACAACACTTGCAGGCTggacccctgcctcctgctgctgctccttcctctgctctgGGCTCTCCCATTCCTACGGCTGGCCTGAGCCCAGCCGACGACCCCCGAGAGTTGGGGCCATCTGCTGAGTCAGGCCCAGTTCCCTTCTGTCCCCTTTGCTAATAAAAGTGTATATGTTCAAGTTGACACCTTGCCGCACTTTCAGTGGCCCCGGGTGGCTTCCTGGACACCCTCATGGTCACTCGCGTCCCGTCCGTTCCAAGACGACTCCTTAACTCCTAAATCATCGTCCACCCATCTGTGCTATGCGGGTTTTGGTTGCAAACAACAAAACCCTTTCAGGTTAGTTCGATCGGAAAGATCATTTatgaaaagactctcaagagtcttctccagcaccacaatttgaaagcatcaattcttcggcgctcagccttctttatggtccagctctcacatccatacatgactcctggaaaaaccataggtttggcTGGGGAGGCTTATGTCAGACCCAGTGTTGTCCTGGGCAGATGAGACCAGGGATCTCCCTCTGGGCCAGAGTTAGTCCCCTGAACGTGGAGAGGGCAGGACGGAGGAGGAAGGTCCTGGGAGGGGGGCAGTAGGGCCCAGATATGTCACCAGCCCTGTTTGCCCAGGTCTGGCCCTCAAGACACTGTGTCCCCCACTGATCCCTTCCAGGGACCCATACGGGGACCTGGGCCTGGCCTGGCCAGGAGTCTATAGAGCCAGCAGGGGTGGAGCCCAGGAGCTTCTGAGCCGATACCAGGAAGATGGGCAGGCCTGCCCTGCAGCCACATGTGGTGAGGGGACCTgggacaggggagggggtgggtgtgggggtgtgaTCTCTGCTTTCAGAGCTGATGACCCACGAGTGACCCAGACAGACCTTCTCgtggctgggagggaggggcatCTAGTcgacaaataaatgaacaaaaccaaGAAATATTCACATCTCCCCTCTTTTTTCAGGATGGCCTCTGAGGGCTTCACACCCCTGTCCTGGGGGAGGAGGTCTCCCACACACAGTGCCCACCCAGCTCTGGCCCGCCCAGGCTGCTGTGCAGTTCGCGGGCAGCACCCCCTCCCGGCCACGAGAGGAAGTTCCCACGCCAACCCTGAGAAGTGCTGGGGGCAGAGCCAGAGGTGGTGCCCAgcgcccagcccccagcccagcttcAGGTGGGGTC
The sequence above is drawn from the Cervus canadensis isolate Bull #8, Minnesota chromosome 32, ASM1932006v1, whole genome shotgun sequence genome and encodes:
- the LOC122433372 gene encoding testisin-like: MRPQGAAQLLAVLLVRIEIAEQAFRDKDLLLPGFQNSSMLSWPCGQRAIPTRIVGGKDSALGHWPWQGSLRLWGSHFCGASLLNRRWVLSAAHCFENNQNPFHWSVQFGELSATPSIWNLQAYYNRYNVDQIFLSPFYLGAPVYDIALVKLSSSVTYTKYIQPICVVASISEFENRSDCWVTGWGDVEEELSLPYPYTLQEVQVGIINTTMCNHLFSMPDFRTDIWGDMICAGDPQGGKDSCFGDSGGPLVCEKKGLWYQVGVVSWGVGCGRPNRPGVYTNVSAHYKWIREVLAKNNTCRLDPCLLLLLLPLLWALPFLRLA